One window of Sulfurospirillum sp. 1612 genomic DNA carries:
- a CDS encoding ABC transporter ATP-binding protein gives MNNNPKYILKRFTPYFKDYIPYFALAFLGMILTSAGTSATAYLVKPLLDKIFIAKDEGMLHLIPYAIILVYALKEGGRYMQTYFTEYIGQDIVRRFRDRLLENILALDIYFFHKYRSGELISRNTNDVERIKLVVSNLVPDFFREFFTILGLAGIVIYQSQELAFYSLVIMPLAIYPLSKLAKRMKKISKMSQEKISDITAKLSEIFNNIEIIKANSAEPYEHRHFQEENKRYFHLTMKSVKISALISPTMETLGSIGVTIVIIIGGKEVIEGGMSVGSFFSFLTALFMLYTPIKRISGLYNKMQDAVAASERIFFLLDQEASIKGGKVLMPERIHSIDFNNVVLKYDDKVALNGVNLSAKQGEFIAIVGDSGGGKTSLVNLLVRFFDTTKGSININGIDIRDFTLKELRDAIAIVTQRVYIFNDTVSANVAYGKSIDETRIISALKKANAYEFIESLPEGIHTQLDEFGTNLSGGQRQRIAIARAIYKNPKILILDEATSALDSKSEQKIGEAIENIIQDKITFVIAHRLSTIQKADKIVVLKHGKVEAIGNDQELLQTCREYLKLKGMQS, from the coding sequence ATGAACAATAATCCCAAATACATTCTCAAACGATTTACCCCTTATTTCAAAGATTATATTCCCTATTTTGCATTAGCGTTTCTCGGGATGATTCTCACGTCAGCGGGAACCTCGGCTACTGCATATTTGGTCAAACCACTTTTAGATAAGATTTTTATCGCTAAAGATGAAGGAATGCTACATCTCATTCCTTATGCTATCATTTTAGTCTATGCCCTAAAAGAAGGCGGACGATATATGCAAACCTATTTCACAGAATATATTGGTCAAGATATCGTCAGAAGATTTCGAGATCGATTGCTAGAAAATATTCTGGCTTTGGATATCTATTTTTTCCACAAATACCGCTCCGGTGAGCTGATTAGTAGGAATACCAATGATGTCGAACGAATCAAATTGGTCGTTTCCAATTTGGTGCCTGATTTTTTTAGAGAATTTTTTACAATTTTAGGCTTGGCAGGCATCGTCATCTACCAAAGTCAAGAGCTAGCTTTTTACTCCCTTGTTATCATGCCTTTAGCGATTTATCCACTCAGCAAACTCGCGAAAAGAATGAAAAAAATATCAAAAATGTCTCAAGAGAAAATTTCAGATATTACGGCAAAATTAAGTGAAATCTTTAACAATATTGAAATCATCAAAGCCAATTCAGCAGAACCTTATGAGCATCGACACTTTCAAGAGGAGAATAAACGCTACTTCCATCTGACCATGAAAAGTGTCAAAATCTCAGCACTCATCAGCCCGACTATGGAGACATTAGGCTCTATTGGAGTGACGATTGTCATCATTATTGGGGGAAAAGAGGTCATTGAAGGGGGCATGAGCGTCGGAAGCTTTTTTTCATTCTTAACCGCTCTTTTTATGCTCTATACTCCAATCAAAAGAATTTCAGGCCTTTATAACAAAATGCAAGATGCCGTCGCAGCCAGTGAGAGAATCTTCTTTTTACTTGATCAAGAAGCCTCCATAAAAGGGGGAAAGGTGCTGATGCCAGAGCGTATTCATTCAATAGATTTCAATAATGTCGTTTTAAAATATGACGACAAAGTGGCGCTCAATGGGGTCAATCTCAGTGCTAAACAAGGTGAATTTATCGCAATTGTCGGAGATAGTGGTGGTGGCAAAACTTCCTTAGTCAATCTACTCGTTCGATTCTTTGATACAACAAAAGGTTCTATCAATATCAATGGCATCGACATTCGAGATTTTACCCTCAAAGAATTACGCGATGCGATTGCCATTGTGACGCAACGGGTTTATATTTTCAATGATACAGTCAGTGCTAATGTTGCTTATGGAAAGAGTATCGATGAAACGCGCATCATCAGTGCACTGAAAAAAGCCAATGCTTATGAGTTTATCGAAAGTTTACCAGAGGGAATCCACACTCAATTAGATGAATTTGGGACCAATCTATCAGGAGGACAACGCCAACGAATCGCCATCGCACGCGCTATTTACAAAAATCCAAAAATCCTTATCTTAGATGAAGCCACCAGCGCACTAGATTCAAAAAGCGAACAAAAAATCGGTGAAGCCATTGAAAATATCATCCAAGACAAAATCACATTTGTCATCGCACACCGACTCAGCACCATACAAAAAGCAGATAAAATTGTTGTTTTAAAACATGGTAAAGTAGAGGCCATAGGAAACGATCAAGAACTCCTTCAAACGTGCCGTGAATATTTAAAGCTAAAAGGGATGCAAAGCTAA
- the cysS gene encoding cysteine--tRNA ligase, giving the protein MYIYDSVLRKKVLFEPITPNVAKIYVCGPTVYDDAHLGHARSSVAFDLLRRTLSALGYDVTFVKNFTDIDDKIINKMNTSGKSLETITHAYIQSYKNEMHELGVLDADIEPKATQTLQEIIAFIEVLLEKKIAYTLDDGIYFDTSKDNQYLTLSHMVLEETNMQSRVKTNDDKKNQKDFALWKFSKEGEPTYSASFGAGRPGWHIECSCMIEKHLANPHGHYQIDIHAGGADLLFPHHENEAAQTRCKSGQELSKYWMHNGFVTINGEKMSKSLGNSFFLKDALRAYDGEILRFYLLATHYRANFNFSEEDLLQTKKRLDKIYRLKKRIYGIKASSVSVPFKTALLEALSDDLNISVALAAIDEMVSLSNEKLDAEPKNKGLKQTISADIEYLDTLLGIGYKDPYEYFQLGITEEEKNKINTLVEARLQAKKNKDYAQADAIRATLKEMKIQLMDTANTTQWEKIDEQ; this is encoded by the coding sequence ATGTATATTTATGATTCTGTTCTTAGAAAAAAGGTTCTTTTTGAACCCATAACCCCAAATGTTGCCAAGATTTATGTTTGTGGTCCTACGGTGTATGATGACGCGCATCTTGGGCATGCACGAAGTTCTGTGGCATTTGATCTCCTCAGACGCACGCTAAGCGCTCTGGGTTATGATGTCACCTTTGTCAAAAACTTTACGGATATTGATGATAAGATTATCAACAAGATGAATACCAGCGGGAAAAGTTTAGAAACCATTACGCATGCTTACATACAAAGTTATAAAAATGAGATGCATGAATTGGGTGTTTTGGATGCTGATATTGAGCCAAAAGCGACGCAAACCCTCCAGGAAATCATCGCCTTTATAGAAGTATTATTAGAAAAGAAAATAGCTTATACTTTAGATGATGGTATCTATTTTGACACATCAAAAGACAACCAATATCTCACTCTTTCCCACATGGTATTAGAAGAGACAAACATGCAATCACGAGTCAAAACCAATGATGACAAAAAAAATCAAAAAGATTTTGCATTATGGAAATTTTCAAAAGAAGGCGAACCCACCTACTCTGCTAGTTTTGGAGCAGGACGCCCCGGATGGCACATCGAGTGCTCTTGTATGATTGAAAAACATCTTGCTAATCCTCACGGCCATTATCAAATTGATATCCATGCAGGAGGAGCGGATCTTCTCTTCCCTCATCATGAGAATGAAGCGGCCCAAACACGCTGCAAAAGTGGTCAAGAACTCAGCAAATATTGGATGCACAATGGCTTTGTCACCATCAACGGTGAGAAGATGAGCAAATCTTTGGGCAATAGCTTTTTTCTCAAAGATGCCCTGCGCGCTTATGATGGTGAGATTTTGAGGTTTTATCTCTTAGCGACCCATTATCGTGCTAATTTTAATTTTTCAGAAGAAGATTTACTACAAACCAAAAAGCGATTGGATAAAATCTATCGCCTTAAAAAACGCATCTATGGCATCAAAGCCTCTAGTGTTTCAGTACCCTTTAAAACCGCTCTTTTAGAGGCACTTAGTGATGATTTGAATATCTCCGTAGCCTTGGCTGCGATTGATGAGATGGTCTCACTCTCCAATGAAAAACTTGATGCAGAACCAAAGAACAAGGGCTTAAAACAGACCATTAGTGCAGATATTGAATATCTAGACACGCTGTTGGGGATTGGATACAAGGACCCTTATGAATATTTTCAACTTGGCATCACAGAAGAGGAAAAAAACAAAATCAATACCTTGGTTGAAGCACGTCTTCAAGCCAAAAAAAACAAAGACTATGCACAAGCAGATGCCATTAGAGCCACACTAAAAGAGATGAAAATACAGCTGATGGATACGGCCAATACCACACAATGGGAAAAAATCGATGAACAATAA
- the murJ gene encoding murein biosynthesis integral membrane protein MurJ translates to MFLKSFFTNSIGILISRIFGFIRDLLTASILGANLYSDIFFVAFKLPNLFRRIFAEGAFAQSFIPNFTKSRIKSLFTYRIFIKFFLFLILLSLLVSVFNNFFTKVIAIGFDEKDIELASTFVAINFYYLPLIFCVSFFASLLQYKNHFATTAFSTALLNIALITALLLSRDLTKVEIVYAMSYAVLIGGILQVIAHLIALYKKGLLKIFYVGYRYTRSDKKDKQTETFFKAFYHAIVGNSTAQVSAFLDTWLASFLASGSISYLYYGNRVFQLPLALFAIALSVGIFPKIARMLKSDHHDKALRLMGQSFWFLTFILCLSMVVGLILSDEIVKLLFQRGSFNATNAYHTSRVLSMYLIGLLPFGLSKIFSLWLYSQNQQNIAAKISIYSLVTNVILSLALIAPLGVEGLALASSVSGFVLLFFTIKAFGFNLFLDIISFKKTILLFAVIAVEIVVLLKFKEIIDVYL, encoded by the coding sequence ATGTTCTTAAAATCATTTTTTACAAATAGTATCGGCATTTTAATCTCTAGAATTTTCGGTTTTATAAGAGATTTACTTACCGCATCCATTTTGGGTGCAAATTTATACAGTGATATCTTTTTTGTGGCTTTTAAACTGCCCAACCTTTTTCGACGTATTTTTGCTGAAGGTGCCTTTGCGCAGAGTTTTATCCCTAATTTTACAAAATCTCGCATCAAATCGCTTTTTACGTATCGAATTTTTATAAAATTCTTTCTTTTTTTGATTTTATTATCTCTTCTTGTAAGCGTATTTAATAATTTTTTTACCAAAGTGATTGCCATAGGTTTTGATGAAAAAGATATCGAATTAGCCTCTACTTTTGTAGCGATTAATTTCTACTATCTTCCTCTTATCTTTTGCGTTTCATTCTTTGCTTCATTGCTTCAATACAAAAATCATTTTGCCACGACAGCGTTCTCTACGGCTTTGTTAAATATCGCACTGATTACAGCCTTGTTACTCAGTCGAGATTTAACCAAAGTTGAGATTGTTTATGCCATGAGTTATGCGGTATTAATAGGAGGGATTTTACAAGTCATAGCCCATCTCATTGCCTTATATAAAAAAGGCTTATTAAAAATCTTTTATGTCGGATATCGTTACACGCGCTCTGATAAAAAAGACAAACAAACTGAGACATTTTTCAAAGCATTTTATCATGCCATTGTTGGTAATTCCACCGCGCAAGTCTCAGCTTTTTTGGATACGTGGCTGGCGAGTTTCTTAGCAAGTGGTAGCATCAGTTATCTGTATTATGGTAATCGCGTTTTTCAATTGCCTCTGGCTCTTTTTGCCATCGCTCTGAGCGTGGGAATTTTTCCCAAAATCGCACGCATGTTAAAAAGTGACCATCATGATAAAGCACTCAGATTGATGGGGCAATCGTTTTGGTTTTTGACTTTCATCTTGTGTCTCTCGATGGTCGTAGGGCTCATCTTAAGTGATGAAATCGTCAAGCTATTGTTTCAAAGAGGCTCATTTAACGCTACAAATGCGTACCATACCTCTAGAGTTTTGAGTATGTATCTCATAGGATTATTACCATTTGGACTCTCAAAAATCTTCTCACTTTGGCTCTATTCACAAAATCAACAAAACATTGCAGCGAAGATTTCTATCTATTCACTGGTGACCAATGTCATCTTATCTTTGGCACTGATTGCACCGCTTGGAGTCGAGGGATTGGCGCTTGCAAGTTCTGTTTCTGGCTTTGTTTTACTCTTCTTTACAATCAAAGCATTTGGCTTCAATCTATTTTTGGATATAATCTCATTCAAAAAAACCATACTACTATTTGCGGTGATTGCCGTAGAAATTGTTGTTTTGCTAAAATTCAAGGAAATAATCGATGTATATTTATGA
- a CDS encoding flagellar assembly protein A: MGLFGSSHKNTKETDTHEKEDEFKSVIIDTEHVVDELKNLSAVYNISPRDLSFKILKILTSYKIEKNEDYKEVTGEDFEIFHDNDFLLNPELKIKQHFKVEIFKKPKKELHALPEIVLGGNKSLTKIIATAKQNFEIRYYEGLEEKIIEDINIKKIRSNILVGIRDEAMHREVKKLVAMIRVKNLLENDFVFVVCQGVEKVDSIDDKLLFHYKNKLKPKDGNDRVDYARRGYVLAVSSGEPIIEYVKAQNGTPGRNCQGKFLSVTEATSQYDGNLNISENITKKEDDNKILYVANQSGYVNIDNGVYDIKDNMEIESVDFKSTGSIETDINSNVTINIKESDALKDAIGPGMSVETSELNIEGNIGSGATVKTKKLVVKGQTHKTSKLESEFANIAVHRGEVSGREIEIERLEGGMVFGDIVRIKSAIGGEVVAKEIYIDELTSNTTLRANSLIDISHVKGSNNKLCIDPTSTHVYHQKIEKINEDIKKTKIELVPMPKLLESKKRLIDNNRSIIEEIKNRISDLKKSNKRPPISLINKIKDYQKIVNEYNTLLNNFKNKKHQLASLNENLLSVQNQIFSAKIINRGIWKEFNELKFKLISPALEVIYNTKDNEIIREVTLVHTGDNQFEIKKSSEYSAS; encoded by the coding sequence TTGGGTTTATTTGGTTCATCTCATAAAAATACAAAAGAGACAGACACTCATGAAAAAGAAGATGAATTTAAGTCTGTTATTATCGATACAGAACATGTCGTAGATGAGCTCAAAAACCTCTCAGCTGTCTATAACATTAGCCCTCGAGATTTAAGTTTTAAGATACTGAAAATCCTCACTTCCTATAAAATAGAAAAAAATGAAGACTACAAAGAAGTTACCGGCGAAGATTTTGAAATATTTCATGATAATGATTTTCTTCTCAATCCCGAATTAAAAATCAAGCAACATTTTAAAGTAGAAATTTTTAAAAAGCCTAAAAAAGAGTTGCACGCCTTGCCTGAGATTGTTTTAGGTGGCAATAAATCTTTGACGAAAATTATTGCAACAGCGAAACAGAATTTTGAAATCCGTTATTATGAAGGATTAGAAGAAAAAATCATAGAAGATATTAATATCAAAAAAATTCGCTCCAATATACTGGTAGGAATCCGAGACGAAGCGATGCATCGAGAAGTCAAAAAGCTGGTGGCTATGATTCGTGTCAAAAATCTCTTAGAAAATGACTTTGTTTTTGTTGTCTGCCAAGGAGTAGAAAAAGTAGATTCTATTGATGATAAATTGCTCTTTCATTATAAAAATAAATTGAAACCAAAAGATGGCAATGACCGAGTGGATTATGCAAGGCGAGGGTATGTCTTAGCTGTATCTTCAGGTGAGCCGATTATCGAATACGTCAAAGCGCAAAATGGCACACCAGGACGAAATTGTCAGGGAAAATTTCTCAGCGTCACGGAGGCTACATCTCAATATGATGGCAATCTTAATATTAGTGAAAACATCACCAAAAAAGAAGATGATAATAAAATCTTGTATGTCGCCAACCAAAGCGGTTATGTCAATATCGATAATGGTGTTTATGATATCAAAGATAATATGGAAATAGAATCCGTTGATTTTAAATCTACCGGTTCTATTGAGACGGATATTAATTCTAATGTCACCATCAATATTAAAGAGAGTGATGCGCTCAAAGATGCGATAGGCCCGGGGATGAGTGTGGAGACTTCAGAATTAAATATTGAAGGAAACATCGGCAGTGGTGCGACGGTCAAAACCAAAAAATTGGTCGTCAAAGGACAAACTCACAAAACGTCAAAATTAGAATCAGAATTTGCCAATATTGCGGTACACAGAGGCGAAGTGAGTGGTCGAGAGATTGAGATTGAACGACTCGAAGGGGGCATGGTCTTTGGTGATATTGTACGGATTAAAAGTGCCATCGGTGGCGAGGTGGTCGCCAAGGAGATTTATATTGATGAACTCACCTCAAATACGACATTGCGTGCCAATAGTTTGATTGATATCTCACACGTCAAAGGGAGCAATAACAAATTGTGTATCGATCCCACATCAACGCACGTATATCATCAAAAGATAGAAAAAATCAATGAAGATATTAAAAAAACCAAAATAGAGTTGGTTCCTATGCCAAAACTTCTAGAGAGCAAAAAACGTTTGATAGACAACAATCGCAGTATTATAGAAGAGATAAAAAATCGGATTTCGGACTTGAAAAAAAGCAACAAACGGCCTCCGATATCTCTTATCAATAAAATCAAAGATTATCAAAAGATTGTGAACGAATATAATACATTATTAAATAACTTTAAAAACAAAAAACACCAGTTGGCCTCACTGAATGAAAATCTACTCTCCGTACAAAATCAAATCTTCTCAGCCAAGATTATCAATCGTGGTATTTGGAAAGAGTTTAATGAGTTGAAATTTAAACTCATCTCCCCAGCTTTGGAGGTGATTTATAATACAAAAGATAATGAAATCATCAGAGAAGTGACCTTGGTACATACAGGAGATAATCAGTTTGAAATCAAAAAATCAAGTGAGTATAGCGCATCATGA
- the ruvA gene encoding Holliday junction branch migration protein RuvA has product MIIGIEGKILKKEPTFLHIKTNSGLVYKVNVSLFTSSSINTDDIFLHTTLIIREDHHTLFGFLEMAEKNIFDTVVKLNGIGPSTALAICSTLTPSAFASALMNQQIEAFTRVPGIGPKNAKRLLVELSDFSLETMDGGTINNAQSEAMMALESLGFKKERIKKVLTTCKSTETTLLIKEALKKLG; this is encoded by the coding sequence ATGATCATCGGAATTGAAGGAAAAATTCTCAAAAAAGAACCAACTTTTTTGCATATAAAAACAAATTCAGGCTTAGTCTATAAAGTGAATGTATCACTTTTTACCTCTTCTAGCATCAATACCGACGATATATTTTTGCATACGACACTTATCATTCGAGAAGATCATCATACCTTGTTTGGCTTTTTGGAAATGGCAGAAAAAAATATCTTCGATACGGTAGTAAAACTCAATGGAATTGGCCCATCAACCGCCTTGGCTATCTGTTCGACTTTAACACCGAGTGCGTTTGCCTCTGCACTTATGAATCAGCAGATTGAAGCTTTCACAAGAGTGCCTGGAATTGGCCCTAAAAATGCCAAACGCTTGCTGGTTGAGTTGAGTGATTTTTCACTTGAGACGATGGATGGTGGCACTATCAACAATGCGCAATCTGAAGCGATGATGGCACTGGAGAGTCTTGGGTTTAAAAAAGAGCGAATTAAAAAGGTATTGACCACGTGTAAGAGTACCGAGACCACGTTGCTAATAAAAGAAGCATTAAAAAAATTAGGATAG
- a CDS encoding D-alanine--D-alanine ligase — protein MKIALVFGANSFEHEISIVSAIALKKVLKSELIYIFCDYNRDFYLIPTDKINSKRFSSGEYKKDKKVAIGQGGFYQKGLLSEKKIDCDIVMSVVHGKDGEDGSLASLFDFFKIPYIGPRVEASVISYNKLLTKLYAKEFDVKTLPYTTLQKDSNRDITLEYPVIVKPTRLGSSIGISIPTNKEELDYALDVAFEFDSQVIIEPFIRDIKEYNLAGCKCDDYRFSIIEEPEKNQILDFDKKYLDFSRTKRVNEANLSDALIAKIQENFKRLYEPFFSGALIRCDFFVIDDDVYINEINPIPGSMANYLFDDFDSIIKDLAHHLPQSIKIPQNYTYINDIQAAKGK, from the coding sequence ATGAAAATTGCACTAGTATTTGGCGCCAATAGCTTTGAACATGAGATTAGTATTGTCAGTGCGATTGCACTGAAAAAAGTTTTGAAAAGTGAGTTGATTTATATTTTTTGTGATTATAATAGAGATTTTTATCTCATTCCAACGGACAAGATTAATTCGAAAAGATTTAGTAGCGGAGAGTACAAAAAAGATAAAAAAGTAGCGATTGGACAAGGAGGCTTTTATCAAAAAGGTCTTTTAAGTGAGAAAAAAATCGACTGCGATATCGTGATGAGCGTGGTGCATGGCAAAGATGGTGAAGATGGTAGCCTTGCTTCTTTGTTTGATTTTTTCAAGATTCCCTATATCGGTCCGAGAGTGGAGGCCAGTGTCATTAGCTACAACAAGCTTTTAACCAAACTCTATGCCAAAGAATTTGATGTCAAAACACTTCCTTATACGACACTTCAAAAAGATTCTAATCGAGATATTACACTTGAATATCCCGTGATTGTAAAGCCTACACGATTAGGGAGTTCTATTGGTATTAGTATTCCTACCAATAAAGAAGAGTTGGATTACGCTCTTGATGTTGCTTTTGAGTTTGATTCCCAAGTGATCATCGAGCCTTTTATTCGTGACATTAAAGAGTATAACCTTGCTGGTTGCAAGTGTGATGATTATCGTTTTTCTATCATCGAAGAGCCGGAAAAAAATCAGATATTGGACTTTGATAAAAAATATCTTGATTTTTCAAGAACCAAACGGGTGAATGAAGCGAATCTCTCTGATGCGTTAATCGCAAAAATACAAGAAAATTTCAAAAGATTGTATGAGCCGTTTTTCTCAGGAGCCCTCATCCGATGTGATTTTTTTGTGATTGATGATGATGTTTATATCAATGAAATCAATCCAATCCCTGGTAGTATGGCCAATTATTTGTTTGATGATTTTGATAGTATTATCAAAGATTTAGCCCATCATCTGCCACAAAGTATAAAAATTCCTCAAAATTATACCTATATTAATGATATTCAAGCAGCAAAAGGCAAATAA